In the Leptospira sp. WS4.C2 genome, one interval contains:
- a CDS encoding SEFIR domain-containing protein: MKKIFISYTHDSIEHKAKVKDFADYLNSNDIECDLDQYEIFPEVGWTKWMIDKIQEASFVLIICTEQYKRKAESNTNEPSGGTWEGSIIRKSLFDLGNINRKFIPVCFGKNERVNIPNYLSDYTCFDLQNTFEIEQLLDLIKKDIFSRKPTPESLSSTYNFSRENDLHHVDSKTNENSIVLISVNGNSCIIEFSKIINKTNLTVNINSISPNDSIFLQNLNENKQNIFITFGFNSFIVNLIEFNHEIENGIEHYELIFSKKNYPNLATMSDMALAGYTTEQIAEIRVKRILVNKHFISNSETNFQKILEDSIFSGIGTPIRVSKSPIPETWRIAKSFEEFKILAKLYSVTMLIHSAAVTSISKLEFTEENKVLFIDFEGIRDKQYSKMEPQIIKFKEPILLD, translated from the coding sequence ATGAAGAAAATATTTATTAGTTATACACACGATAGTATAGAACATAAAGCAAAAGTAAAAGATTTTGCCGATTATCTAAATTCAAACGATATTGAATGTGATTTGGATCAATATGAGATTTTTCCAGAAGTTGGTTGGACAAAATGGATGATCGATAAAATACAGGAAGCAAGTTTTGTATTAATTATATGCACTGAACAGTATAAGAGAAAAGCAGAAAGTAATACAAACGAACCATCGGGGGGAACCTGGGAAGGATCTATTATAAGAAAAAGTCTATTCGATTTAGGAAACATTAATAGAAAATTTATACCTGTCTGTTTCGGTAAAAATGAAAGAGTAAATATACCAAATTACCTTTCTGACTATACCTGTTTCGATCTTCAAAATACCTTCGAAATTGAGCAACTACTGGATTTAATAAAAAAAGATATTTTTTCAAGGAAACCTACGCCTGAGAGTTTATCTAGTACGTATAATTTCAGCAGAGAAAATGATCTTCATCATGTAGACTCAAAGACTAACGAAAATAGTATAGTTCTAATCTCAGTTAATGGAAATTCTTGCATAATTGAATTTAGTAAAATTATTAATAAGACAAACTTAACAGTAAATATAAATTCAATTAGTCCAAATGATTCAATTTTTTTGCAGAACTTAAATGAAAACAAACAAAATATATTCATTACATTTGGGTTTAATTCTTTTATAGTGAATCTCATTGAATTTAATCATGAAATTGAAAATGGAATTGAACATTACGAATTGATATTCTCAAAGAAAAATTATCCAAATTTAGCAACTATGTCCGATATGGCTTTGGCTGGATATACAACAGAACAAATTGCGGAAATTCGAGTAAAAAGGATTCTTGTAAATAAGCATTTCATAAGTAATAGCGAAACTAACTTTCAAAAAATTCTTGAAGATTCAATTTTCTCTGGGATAGGGACACCTATTAGAGTCTCAAAATCACCGATTCCTGAAACCTGGAGAATAGCAAAATCTTTTGAAGAATTCAAAATCTTAGCAAAACTATATAGCGTAACTATGTTAATTCATTCAGCTGCAGTCACTAGCATCAGCAAACTTGAATTTACCGAGGAAAATAAAGTTTTATTTATAGATTTTGAAGGAATACGGGATAAGCAATATAGCAAAATGGAACCGCAGATAATAAAATTTAAGGAACCTATCCTTCTAGATTAA
- a CDS encoding ATP-dependent endonuclease encodes MKINFFAVNNYRGISGGLENNKINFHNTNTLFIYGQNNVGKSTFLKAYNFFYEDTLPLIDDFHKKKIENEIEFEIEVILDSFDKGRIEKAAPKQKESYKKYLNNDILRLKNTYKKGDKGKVEKLAQTYNPATNTYESIGYGSIGLHSVFQSCLPKPIFIKAMPSEEETKSILNEILKAMAEGKLKDSELDELQQARQKIKELQDKMYNAETIQNYQDSVNKYFKRIFSDTSLSFKEQKERLAWTENKLGKDFDIEFSKLNSDGTVNPQIPSTTNHIGHGTIRTAIFTLLLMKDIAESFERQKGRKDYMVLFEEPELFLYPKIIKELRELIYQVSEEDLPYQILCASHSSAMIDLSKPKSSIIRLVKENEETRIYQINDTFLKEAKNVKTDLELKQEMYEVLRFNPYICESFYSDEVVLVEGPTEEIIIRAYLQEIESNKSIFILNCGSVTNIPFYQKVFSKFKIKYHVIFDTDGQKIISSDLNGSPKFENGIQGSISKQYEEDSIILAGKIGLLRVHDTTFEPAHQNKEIPAELQYTDIPSHGKPYNANQYWRNTLQRNLSHADINKVPIIRYLKDIIGK; translated from the coding sequence ATGAAAATAAACTTCTTTGCAGTTAACAATTATAGAGGAATCTCTGGAGGATTAGAGAACAACAAAATTAATTTTCATAACACGAACACATTGTTTATCTATGGTCAAAACAATGTTGGTAAATCAACCTTCTTAAAAGCATATAATTTCTTCTATGAAGATACACTTCCCCTTATTGATGACTTTCATAAAAAAAAGATCGAAAATGAAATTGAGTTCGAAATTGAAGTAATCTTAGATTCTTTTGATAAAGGAAGAATTGAAAAAGCAGCACCGAAGCAAAAAGAAAGTTACAAAAAATACTTAAATAATGATATTCTTCGCTTAAAAAATACTTATAAAAAGGGAGATAAAGGCAAAGTTGAAAAGCTAGCTCAAACTTACAATCCCGCAACAAATACTTATGAATCTATTGGCTATGGATCTATTGGTCTCCATTCTGTATTTCAATCCTGCCTACCAAAGCCTATTTTTATAAAGGCGATGCCTAGTGAAGAAGAAACAAAATCAATATTAAATGAAATTCTGAAAGCAATGGCTGAAGGAAAACTAAAAGACTCCGAACTTGACGAATTGCAACAAGCAAGACAAAAAATTAAAGAACTTCAAGACAAAATGTATAATGCAGAAACTATACAAAATTATCAAGACTCAGTTAATAAATATTTCAAACGCATTTTCTCAGATACGTCCCTCTCATTCAAGGAACAAAAAGAAAGATTGGCATGGACGGAGAACAAACTTGGGAAAGACTTTGATATTGAATTTTCCAAATTAAATTCAGATGGTACTGTAAATCCACAAATTCCTTCAACAACTAACCACATTGGCCATGGAACAATTCGAACAGCTATTTTTACCCTACTATTAATGAAGGATATTGCCGAAAGTTTTGAAAGACAAAAGGGAAGAAAGGACTATATGGTTTTATTCGAAGAACCTGAACTATTCCTTTATCCTAAAATAATAAAGGAATTACGGGAACTAATTTACCAAGTTAGTGAAGAAGATCTACCCTACCAAATTCTCTGTGCATCTCATTCGTCTGCGATGATCGATCTTTCGAAACCGAAATCATCTATTATACGACTAGTAAAAGAGAATGAAGAAACAAGAATTTATCAAATAAACGATACCTTTTTAAAAGAAGCCAAAAATGTAAAAACGGATTTAGAACTTAAACAAGAAATGTATGAAGTATTAAGATTTAACCCTTATATATGTGAATCATTTTACTCAGATGAAGTAGTTTTAGTAGAAGGTCCTACCGAAGAAATAATAATAAGAGCCTATCTTCAAGAAATAGAGAGTAATAAATCAATCTTTATTTTAAATTGCGGTAGCGTAACCAACATACCTTTTTATCAAAAAGTATTCTCCAAATTTAAAATAAAATATCATGTAATTTTTGATACAGATGGACAAAAAATAATCTCAAGCGATTTAAATGGCAGCCCAAAATTTGAAAATGGCATCCAAGGATCAATTTCCAAACAATATGAAGAAGATTCTATTATACTAGCGGGTAAGATAGGATTGCTTCGCGTTCACGATACAACTTTCGAACCAGCACATCAAAATAAAGAGATTCCTGCTGAACTTCAATATACTGATATTCCTAGTCATGGTAAACCTTATAACGCAAATCAATACTGGAGGAATACTTTGCAACGAAATTTATCACATGCCGATATTAACAAAGTACCTATCATCAGATATTTAAAAGATATTATCGGAAAATAA
- a CDS encoding nucleotidyltransferase family protein, with translation MKVESKKELIEELTKIKPILNNNFGVLKIGIFGSFAKDKVNSDSDVDLLVEMKSPDFDSFVGLKIFLEKLFERNVDIIRKRNQIKPSFLNRIQKDIINV, from the coding sequence ATGAAAGTTGAATCCAAAAAAGAATTGATTGAGGAATTAACGAAAATCAAACCAATTCTCAATAATAATTTTGGTGTTCTGAAAATCGGAATCTTTGGATCTTTTGCAAAAGATAAAGTTAATTCTGATAGCGACGTTGACTTACTCGTTGAAATGAAAAGTCCCGATTTTGATTCTTTTGTAGGTTTAAAAATATTTTTAGAAAAACTTTTTGAAAGAAATGTAGACATTATTAGAAAAAGAAATCAAATTAAGCCTTCTTTTCTAAATAGAATTCAGAAAGATATTATAAATGTCTGA